The sequence tcccaattcaggttggtgtatgatgtgtggacagtcacagttgtaccccagcagttattccaaattatttactagttgttcctggttattagttgttccaggtgactgactaaattccactcctctctatgctgccatgtcGCCCCCTTAGTCTATTTTCTTTTAAGGAAACAGAAACCATGtcagatattttaaagataaaggaaTACAATATAGTAAATTCAGTGTCTACAAAATAGTGGGAAGAGCTAAAGAATGGGATAGGCTATAATAACAAGAATGATTCCAAAAAAGCTTCAGAACTGACCTGCTAGAGGAAGCTACTACGGCTTCTGTCATGATTAGGAAGGTGGGAAACCTGGGGAATGCTGCTGAAAATACTGAGTTAAAACACATGGCACCCTAGCTGTCCCCCACAGAACAGGACATGGAGCGGTATGCCACCCCTACGCAACCTCCTTGCAACACCCAGTAAGAGGTGAAAGGACGCAGAAATGTGGTGCCTGCTCTAGTGCCTCTTGCTGtgaaaaaaccaaccaaccataTGGACAAATAACCCCGACTATGTTTCCATGACCTTTCTTGCTAGCAGAAAATAGCCAAGAACAATATGGAGAAGGCCTCCCTCTCAATTCTGCCTGCAAAATCTTATTTGAAGGACTTCTCTTCAGTGGAAGCCAGTTTTCATCCAATAgattttatgggttttttttgctttattttttttgaactttcctgATTGCAAGGTAAAAAAGACCTTCTGTAGATATAGGAAGCTGAATGCCAATCAACTATATCCGATGTAGTTCAGGTTCAATTGTGTTCCTCTGTTGCTATAAATGTAATATAAGTTTTATGTGAGGTATCCTCTATTGCACATATCCTAGAGTTTGAATGTATCTCTTCTTTTTgatgcaattatattgagatatactcacaataaaatccatccaaagcatacaatctgCGGtacacggtatcatcatatagttgtgcattcattgccacaatcaatttttgagcactccaaattgaagaaaaaatatattaaaaactatttttcataaaaagtaagaaaataaataaaaaagaacacccaaaccatgtGTGGATATGTGCATGTGTGGACATGATCAACACTCCGCACCAGAGTGGGTTGTGAGTTATTTTACTTAGTGTAATGAACTGTGTAGTACTAAATTGAGATCTGTTTAGTACTAAACCCGAGTATGCTACAAGTAATGATTCAGAATGTTATCTGTGTATCATTGAACATCCATGTCTTATGCGGAGTGAAGAGATGGCAGAGCACACACAGTCCTTGCTGTCATGTTAAGAAATCACACTTCTTGATTTTTCAATCTCCACAGTTAATGTAATGAGATATAGATCCTCCAAATTGGTGGTTTCTTTCCTCTCTACTCTCTTTCTTATTTAAGCATAGTAACTCTTTATGGCTTCGGTTATTTCTTTCTAATATCCAAATGTTGTTATCTTCTTTTCCAGTTCACAAAGAGAACCAGCACgtgaaaaaaaaagtgcattcagagaagaatgaaaatataaattcaagCCTTCTCAAGCCCTTCCCCAAAAGGCTGCAGTGACTTCTGCAACACCCCCAACTTCATTTATCTATAGGATGACTCTGATAGCTTTGTGTGAGCTTTTTAAAGTTCAGCCAAGCCAGCTGCATGATCAACAAAGACAATAGCTCCCACACACAGGGGTATGTGGATTAAAGAACCCGATCCATCAGTAAATCTGCCAGATGGCAGTGGAAGAAAGCTTGTAACTCTCTCACTTTCATTCCAACAGCAGCAAACAATGTTCAATGTTTAAAATAAACTCTTCCAGATGAGCTAAAGATAAACTCTGAGGTGGGTGGACTTGAGCTTGCTAGGCTGCAGCTCTCAAGTGTTTGGTTACATTAACACAAAACCCCTGGGCAGAACCCGCTTCTGTCAACAGAATGCTCAGACTCCAACACCTACTGCATGAAGCCATTTCCTGTGCTTTCATGGGTTGGTGGCAgaaacttgctttttttcacAAACTAATAATGATTATATATTTCTTTGTGCTCAGAATTTCCTCAAATCATGTGTATAATTTCAAAACACATAAGTGCTCATACTGCAGGTCTGAACAGATAAAATCCTATGAATCTATTTAAAACGTAAAATTCtacttattcattcactcaactgCGCCAGGTTCAGGAAGCCTCGTGCGACAGAATTCAATTCATGTAAGCTCTCGTAGCAGCAAAAAACGGGGTGGGGGGCTTTAGAAGGATTTAGAACCAATTCTGCTGTGCCCATAGCTGGATAACTATATAGATTTCTGAAGtatgctagaaaaaaaaaatgttaccagGTACAAATCTTTTTCTTAAGTCAGAATCTATAACGGAAATGAAGAATTGTGTGACTGATCTTGTTTTTTGAGTATGGGTCCACTTGAAATTCGAATCAACCTTCTTAAATTATACCTATTTAAATAGTGTAGTCTAtgatttccagtttttccatctttaaaatggaatcaAAGTGTAAAATCACTTGCAAAGCACTAAATACagacactttttagattttaacaaaatttctatttttggtatttgacagttgttttgaaattttattcaaCAGCAAATTTCTAGTGATTTGCCTTTGTTTAGTCTTTACAAAGTACTCAGCTTACTTTTCGTAGAAATTCTTTCTCCTTGTACTCACACTTCATGGGCTTGTATTATGGTTAACGACTTGCATTATGGCTAATAACAAGCACAGCTAACGCACACACAGGATTGGTTAGGTTCAACAGAACCGGTGGAGCAAGGGGGCCAGGGGTATGCTCGGGGTAGCCCACTGGCCCTGAGCAGGCATGCGCCACGGGCATCAGCCGGTAGACTttactagaagaaaagagaatCAGTTCATTGCTGCAAATCTGTTAGATGGTGGCTGGTTAAGAGAGTGTCTACTGTCTCAGCAGAAACCCTTACTCTCTGCATAAAAACTGAGGGCTCCATCTAACTTTCCTCTAGGAATAAACGCTCTTCCTCTGTGTTAACCTGTAACTaatttaactccccattgtccagAGAAGGTTTGGGAAACATCTGAAGCTGTCTGTGGGGGCCAAGCTCCTGATGGGTGATTAGTAACATGTTCTCTCTTCAGTGTTCTCTAGAACATTTGGAAGcaattaaatattcaaatataggTTCTCTCAGATCTCTGGCCAGACCCAGCAGGTTTCTGGGGGGAGGGAGTTGTTGAAGGCTGATAAATACTATTCCTCACACCAGAATCCTTAGCtggaaatagattttaaaaatacactctCTAGGCTTCCTGGGCCTCCAAGCAAATTGTCTTACAAGATTAGAAATGATATGGGAAAATAGCCTATTAAGAAATAGGAGTTACAGTACACATGAAGACTACTGCTATACAGTGTCTTAAAGACAAATAAGTAGGAACATTGTCCCCAATTCATTAGAGAACCGATGCTGTCCATTAGCCAATAAAGCCTTGGGTTTGGAAGAGTCCTAATGCACAGCGTGCATGTtcatgagctaagaatggttttcacATTTCTAAAGGattgtttaaaaatcaaaaggtAACAAAGACTGTATGTGGCCCACGAAACCTTAAATATTTACAGTTGGTCCTTtacaaaaaagtttgctgacccctgggttagggttttgttttcatttgtactCACCTAACCATTACCTATTACTAATTACCATGACTGTTACTATCTCTAGTCATAACTAGGTGCACCAAGGAAGGGACACCGGATGAGCGCCTATATGGCCAGGCACTTTGCTGAGCACTCATCACTTTTACTCATAGAGCCATCCTTGAAAGTAGGCATTAGCcaagaaaactgagacccagagaggttaagtgatgtTAATATGGTGTTTTCAAGCAGTGAAAACCCTTTTTCAAGTAAATGTTCCTTAGAATCCTACTCCATAAAAGTGAAGTTGGGGCAGAGGGCCAGCAATCTCACTCATTCTCAGAACAAGTTTCAAATAGAAGTCAATTAAGTGAAGGTGAGAGTTAAGTCTCAAGTAGCAGAGAtgccatttacttatttttttgccCAGTGGAATGGTTAGAAGTGAGTCAGCAGAAGGCAGAAAGGAGAGAGCAGTGGGTTAAACAATCTTGGAAATCTAACCAGTCATACTGTAGCTATTAGTCCTCCCTTCCATCAAACACCGGGGTGAGAATGACATCTTCCAAATGGCAGCTCATTTACCTTAATAGTTGGTGTTCCAGATCAGTTTCTAGTTTCTCATCATGATAAATTAATATATCCTATTTTATTATGGTGCCACAAACAAGAACTCTGAAAGGCTCAACCCTTACAAGAAGGTCCAGATCTTCTGAAAAGCATCATGTATCAAAATGCAGCCAGAAAAGATggtattaaatggaaaaaaaaaaagtttcctttttaatGAAGTCAAGGTGTAGGACAGATTTATTagctttcatttttcctagttgCATTCTGGTGTATTTCCTGCCCATATTTCTAGGTTTAGCAGGTCTCTTTGTAGGATTACTTTctaaaaaatgtttcaaagaaTATAATGCAGCTATACCTCTACACCTGCAGACACACCTGTGATGATACAAACAGTGTTTCTTGTATCACAACCCAATGTTCTAACAGAAAACAGAACTGCTGTATGATCTGCCAAGATCCTGCCATTCTTGAAAAGAACTGATACTGGTAACCAGATATTACAGATGGCCTTAAAAAGTTAGTAAGATCAGTGAGTTCAGCCTACCCCTTACTGTCATAATTCCTTTTCCCAATATGAGATGGCTAAAACAGATAATTAAAATTAAGACAGTAGTTCTGATGCTTTAACATAGAGGCCTACAATATTCCTATCTGGACTCAATTATATTGCACACACGCCACTCATTAGTGACTGAATGTTTACTGTATGCTAGGTAGTATACTTGATTCTTAACGGAGGAAAATTATTAAGACAGTTCCTATCCTTGGAGAATTCTGGTTCTAATTGTCTAACTGGTCCTGTGAACAAATAATTAGTGCAATAAGCTCCTAGTAAAGCtaccaagaaatgaaaacaacgTGGAAAGAGAGAATTGGTTCAGACTACAGGGACTGGAGAAAGGAAGTCACTTGAGGCAATCCTTAAAGGGTAAGTAGTATCACCAGTGAAGGGGAGAAAGCTATTTCAGATTAAAAGAGTAATCTAAGCTAAGACCCAGAGAGGTAAGTTAGTGGACGACTGGTCTATATTGAGCACTGGGTTATACTCTGAAATGAttagagctgtgctgtccaagAGACTAGCCCCTGGCCATATGTGCctatttgcatttaaattatttacattaaattagaaattcagttcctcagttgcactgGACACATTTCAAGTATGTGATAACCATGTGTCTCACGTCTACCATATTGGGCAGTGCATACAGAATTATTTCCATCACTGCATagagttctattggacagtgctatAATATAAGAGTACAAAGTATGTCTGTGGCCAGAGTGTAGAGAGTCTCAAATGTATACTAAAGAGTTTAAACTAATCTAAACGGAAGTGGTTTATAAACTACTCCACAAAATCCCTTCAGGAATAGCCTTAAGAGACGCCACCTCTGCCACATTGCTATGACTTGTTTTCTGCACATTCTGCCTCTACATTTGCATAAAAGTTTCTTTTGGAGAAAGAATTCTGCAgcctaaaaaaaatacaataaagtcTGAAACTCACTGTTATGGGTTACTGTAAATGACCAAAGTTTTTTAAGCAGGGAAATGACACAATCAGATTTAGGTTTGTGAAGTATTACCTCTCAAAGCAGGGTGCATGACTTGTAGAAAGAAGAGACTGAAGATAACAAAATCAGTAGAAGCTAATGATAATGAGATGATAAAGGACTGCATTCAATGAAGCTTATAAAGAAATACACAATGAAGAATTTGCATCAGTAAATTTATTCCAAGCAAGAATTGTGCTTGCACTCCAGGCATATTATTTCCACACAGAAACCAGCATTACAGTaacaatatttaacatttttgccaTGAAACTCAAAGACATGTGAAAAATACTTGTAATCCATGCtagtttatttctaatttttaaaatatattgtgtaTTGTTCATgtttaaaacacattttctgaaattttatattaCTGGAAAAATAACTTTTCAGTAATTTCACGATATCCTCATAAATCTTTTTGCAGTACAACTGCAAAAACAAAATTGCTTTTTTGCTTTCTCAAAGACAAAGTGATCAAGCCACACTACTCCTGGTCGCAGATACAACTGACATTCAGCTTTATAAATAGCTCTTTTACCACTTGCCCCTATTTTAATATGCCAACCATCACTTCACTGATATCCCAGAGTTTTCTTGCAACAGACTCGTCCATAGCTTTGGGCAATAGTTCTTCCTCTTTACAATCCCCGAAGTATTTTCCCGACACACCTTCTACCTCGGGTGAAGAGGCTAAATAAATAGAAGTCTGGGCACCTTCTAGAGGAGTTTTGAAAAAAGCCCATGAAACCAAATTGAAAAGCGGTTTGACCAACAGTGGAATGCTTATGTGCCTCCCAAGATTCGTTCGTACAATACCAGGATGTAATACATTTACAGTAACGTTTGTGCCTTCTAAGCGGCGGGCAAGTTCTCTGGTGAAAAGAATGTTAGCCAGTTTGCTCCGACTATAACAAAAGCTTTTATTATAGCTTTGTTCACTATTCAAGTCTTCAAAGTTGATATCTCCATATTTATAAAGTTTGGAAGACACTACCACAATCCTGCTAGGAGCTGAACTTTTGAGGAGCCCAAGGAGAAGATTGGTGAGTAGGAAGTGGCCCAGATGGTTCACCCCAAATTGCATCTCAAATCCATCTTCAGTCTTCATGTAAGGACACTGGAAGATCCCTGCGTTGTTGATCAAGACATCCAGCCTGGGTTCTTCCTTGAAATGTCAGAAAGAGAGCAGTAGCATTATGAACGGAGGCGCCCATGCTAAACCCCAtgtcagcaaaaccaaaaacctGAGCTAGTTTCTATTTTTTGTAAATGCCTGGCTTGCCcagaaaatcaaatttaaatacaGCCCATCAGTTATGGCCCACTAACTTCCTCATTCCTAAACAACCACTTGCTTCCTACTTTGCAAGACCTCCCTAATTAAAGTGGAAACTTAacgtcagccaatcagaacatttcctcatttgcttCTGCATTCGTCGTATCTAAGCTTCTaccttccaccccctccctgtAGCCCCCTTCTCCTTTCTGAATAGGATGCTACCCCATTCATGAATTGCTTAggaaagctgtgagatcctacactgcatgaaacatttttatcaGAACACAGTCCTTTAACTGCTTTTTCTATTGATGTAAATAGGTTTTAATAAAAAAGGCACTTAAGACTGGCAGCTTTTAATGTCAACTGTTAGTCTGTGGATCAGAAAACTATTTGAAACATCAacaattttggttttaattactGGGTGTAGGATTCCTTTTTGGGTGCTTCTGAGAAAGTACTGATATACATGATTTTTCACTCAATAgcctttttctcatttattaaaatCATGTAGAAGGTAATCTGCCAGTAGGAGATTTAGAAACCGAATTTAAGACTTCATTTCTGGTCTTTAGCTTCTGTAACTTAATGATAGTTACAAGTAACGACACAAATTTCACTAGCAAGTTTACTAAACAATCTGATCAGGACTAAGACTTTTCTTAAAACACAAATACAGTCAATTTGTGGGATGAGAGCTCCTCTGATTTCAGATTTCTCTCCTTAAATTCATTTGAACTAGGGAAATACTAATTTGGGACATATGTACTACTCAGATCatacaaaaatcataataaatgtatctatgataaaattaaaaaaaaatattgcaagcTACTAAATTCTATTAATTGGCTCAATGAGTTCAattctaagagaaaaaaaaaacacaaaaacctgaATTCTTAATAGAGGCCTGGCCTGGTCTCCAGTGCTCTTCACGTGTTCTCTCATTTACTCCTCCCCAAACTGTCTAAGAACCAAAGCACAGAAGTTGGGTGATTTGCCCAATGAAGCAGTGCTCTTAAGTGGCAAAACCAAAGTTGCAAGATGGCATTTTTGACTCCGATGCAACTTCTCTAAATTAGTAATCCAGCCTGCCTTATCTCTAACTGGGATTTTCAAACCATTGCTAGACAGTCCACGCGAGTTAGAGTCCATGTATAGCAGAAGACAGGTCAGCACCATTTATTCCCAGCGCTAATAGTATCAACACCACGGGCAAAATTAAGAATGCTTTATTCCGAAGTTCCCTGAAGGTAAATGGCACCATGGGGAGAGACTCTTCAAGTTATTTCCTTAAAATTGGGACAAGCAATAGAGGCCAGGAAAGCAAACGAAGAATAGTGAGAACATCATTAACAACTCAaagaaagattaagaaaaaaatatttaaacaggcCCTGTAAAAATGTCAGAAACAACCCAGCAGATCATAACAGCTCACAATAACAGCAATGGAGAATAACCGGGATGGAGGTGGAATTAGCAACAAACGCCTTTAACTTCTACTGTAACTCTAGAATCTATTCAGtgctttttttatttgaaaagaccTCTTTCATGCTTCAAGGGACCCCAACTTAGGAGATCCGTATAGTGAGAATTTTGTACTTTGAGCGTATCTCCCTGCCTCTTTCCAGATTAAAACCCTAAAATTCAGAGCGTCCTCATAGGGAAGTCTTTTTCATTCCCTAAATCATAAGTTGGCCTATCCAGCTCTTTCTGGCTCCTCTACATCTCTTTGGATgggcagagaaaaagaaatatgtaacACGTTCCAGGTGTAAAGACACAGCGATGACCCACAATTAAATTAATTTGAGGTTACATTTCAAATTTCATTGGCCCTTTTGCCAAGTACAAGcgaaaagaaaaatgtgttaaatttCACAACTGTTATCAAAGTCTACCTGTCAGAAGATTAACTATCTCTCATTTCGTCTGTCTAAGCACCTTTGGCTTTTCCAATAGTGAACTTCAAAAAGAAGGCAAGAGTTCACTGGTGAGGGGAAAGAGAGGAGTGTTCTTTTACACTAATCCCTTGGAAGCGTTTCCTGAATTAATCATTTCTGAACCATCATTCTTTGCTGGGCTTGTATTATTTTAAGACTCATTTACTATTTTCTAACATTCTAGGAGATAAATGGCATAAATACCAAAAATGCCAATCTGTGTGAAATCTacacttccattttttttttcccttctcataGCCACTGAACCCCCGAATCAGGTAGGGACTTAGAAAAAAACTTAGAAGCAAGGATACCTTACGTATTATCCCTTTATCTAAATACCTTTTAAATGGTTCTGCCCCATATTTCCAAAGTAGCATAGGTATCAACAAGGAGACAGCGACCCAGCCCCAACTTCATTTTAATGAAGAACAGAAAGGCCTACTTCTAGTCCTTCCAAAATCTCTTATATATTAGTACAAGTTCTtattttcttaacctctctgtattgCTCCACAATGAAAGActagcaacaaaaagaaacccAAGGTGCTGcgggaatattttaaatatttgagggaAACCCAGTGATACTCTGCTTAACACC comes from Choloepus didactylus isolate mChoDid1 chromosome 20, mChoDid1.pri, whole genome shotgun sequence and encodes:
- the LOC119516707 gene encoding retinol dehydrogenase 14 — encoded protein: MGRWALWAGATMAVATAVALLAALGGVLWLAARRLAGSRARPLHGGGDAALMRGKTVLITGANSGLGRATAAELLRLGARVIMGCRDRGRAQEAAAQLRRELRQDGDPGPSPDAGALGELVVKEVDLASLRSVRAFCQEVLQEEPRLDVLINNAGIFQCPYMKTEDGFEMQFGVNHLGHFLLTNLLLGLLKSSAPSRIVVVSSKLYKYGDINFEDLNSEQSYNKSFCYSRSKLANILFTRELARRLEGTNVTVNVLHPGIVRTNLGRHISIPLLVKPLFNLVSWAFFKTPLEGAQTSIYLASSPEVEGVSGKYFGDCKEEELLPKAMDESVARKLWDISEVMVGILK